The following coding sequences lie in one Plasmodium sp. gorilla clade G2 genome assembly, chromosome: 11 genomic window:
- a CDS encoding polyadenylate-binding protein-interacting protein 1, putative — MQSDIIVNQDLKEYSNVMKGIHHVTSCVSSIGVETNKKNEYNENSVERNDYNNDIDDENYNNDNKDEFLNSSNDIINEETNKKNSYDDNILCNKVLLNDENLDISNNGVTTTTTTITTTISNNNNNDSSSSHSDNNLFEESNNSHSQDVRSSSSILKNSEDMILNKSSNKTNNQNVYSNEEFYSYKENLSEEPCNEEGNNTFHSKIDMDNCNINNNYSNNNSSSNSSRSYSENKRSSNADSSSNNNNNDNNDNNGNNNRDNNDNKYNNNKEHNNRDNNNNNNNNNNNNNGNNGNNNNNGDDNNDDNNNDDNKKNDENKNNNKEVTDDKDKEEHDEKGSNENMNISHENNNNNNSNNSNNNNSSSSNNLNGDNKKNESSSIKSVHKSSVLSSLNADAPEFVPSTKSLQSNMSFNNLMWNNYYQDINAGTTFNSNHLHNNNLMNNINTSGSNNNNNNNNNNNNNNTNIMINNTNSLLHNINGINNSSSNNIMNIAGSNNMASSNNNGNAGVVLLGVSPGNMNNMENNDQDKMNSSNNNNNNNNNSNNNNNNNNINNNNNNSLHASKSNSNHNNVHDNNNNNNNNNMLAGNMNNISQNIGGISSNDGPFINQGMIPGIANLRSSHFMSNSSANFMNSSENSNGPFHPMDGTHAHQNFQPNGSLIAHHNFYVNHHPYLLNNHPNALPGPQPIFAPPLSYANTLASTANTTGAGGVHHDMSFGQHTSVYGSFNNNPANIIAGGAGISSQKSPSLSINPYNFLSCSLPTPPPQIAHTGPLSMTSLDPHFMPTANNAHMKLSYANNMCPHPGRRSIYNHFNHAHLSNSNSMNDNNFDHTNNNNANNTVNTNNNNNNSNSNSMSANLNYNFNTFNHHNNNACGLVPNNDNNNNNNTNNMHLNQGLNANTLNLNNAGNVICVNNPMHLNSSGNMTPHHLNNMHMNHGMIINNNLGKQKKSISLNHNNHNNTDNNNNNNNNNSGNNNNNNSNSHNNSNNNSNTKQQFNNFREGKNSIKGNLMNTNVCLNNNYNHYNSPNNNNNNKKHSRYSSVSNVSNAYNAAYNINTTGNNINNISSSNSKNVYNTKAAKREGYNSDDNDNAGGNYYLKNGNPISNNNNNNNNINVSDNVNADGSNNKSKDTNNQELKDSNENNNNNNNNNNDDVENDNMNDTSYSFKGQKNYNSKNKSNTSSNNNYNLNNVQNDKTSSTHKEDYKNNRYVNNNKIIEDKSSSNGNRNMTNEKNLKGTDNNTYHNNKKGYNDVSNNNNNNNNNNNKQNSSYINNNKYHQNNSDRRGSNLKNAENNTNKMNEKKSKNDDEKKGKEKEKENINNNTSSVINNNKKMSESNTNNENNYVGNKNMNYNTLKNYKNYDKKTMEFSSWVKIAKMNPNNNNNNNNNNNNNMKKKEKLSVSSIYEVSNNEKNNNVEDRRNSNFINEKLNAHDNKTTNTYSSKNQNKENDDTVSIEHKENENNNQHYDDNEDHNNNRRLSGNVNNENMKKRNEDEDKKRSSKANIKEKENNTHYYKDSNNNKKSNDENKKMSYNNIVTNNRNYNSTKDNNKEKNKQKYENNKKIDMDDKRSSVAVTANTNSGTNTVVTTSGSSNTYSHRQREKLKIQNVEIKQINEKIINIKNYDKKKASAINVHTSNDEELKGKDGYTINRKDENKDESTNNEDIKKNDLNDDKSVDLLIENDNNNNNNNIKNDADGSDSTTTLNNKKGKRSSTNNVSSNSLKTESTKNTTNNNKEQVSKDNVGSNNMNNTSKSSNNGDVNVIKRNNNNNSNNNNNNNNNNNNNTGLNKEGHNKNASTVENNLNNNNNSSSVSSSSAVVNSNENSKTSVYGSIKNSMWQGRISFAEMAKRKPKVETNKEIKETNADSVTSEKKNNHKNNNNNNNNNSNNHHRNSINNHHSSKSDKSSRKEHHSRYGSSSTTREKTSSSNNNVMKEYSKDSKKKNDNKDESSVHSFNSSRLNRKDNKNDSRHKNDNKNKLYNEHVDSYDSGVDYVSVQNRKKGTDKGDDTSVCDSSSVIEKKEHMEELKDEKNLDNDTYTEKVSDYSNEKNNVCEDYIENKDDHFESTSQKGRCLNENINDNNDTNKDDTNNKDDNNNKDDNNNDDDTNNNNKTIVSNDDEKIKEEQTVAANIDEVLFEEKENKKDENEVCKADKDIINNELRSVDEEKKMDEVTCEGKVNNDNDQVEDHKKDYNEEECNENKNDEVKISEEIKESEEINDNKLDKLSDENMNEKKNENISDNVREKDESTLLIENLEEKVENVDKIEENKEKKNLELDEKEKAKQKKLERLYREKIYTKIDLLEIYLGHNWGEDGDRFNFVLSQENDNTLDVDYKNSIISNNNNNNNNNNNNNNLMNNNMMNNNRHSVMMDDHHNIMKNNNNNMGNNNNNHHHHHMNEQKNMNAHNKRFSNNNMNNMNNMNNLNNINNVNNVNNLNSGYNNNMNNHHNNKNNNNMNQHIHHGGHHHMVNNKQSQSNQNINNKNNDDGWRNSLAQKNMMNNNNMYINNNMNDMNHMNNMNHMNNMNHMNNINHMNNNNNNNNNNNNNNNNNNNNINNNNVSSNLEWRKSDADKLKGFFDSTRVVESADAWRNNNTAQVKTVAENSWILKQNQLKADKYTCMMRKLRGILNKLTFEKFDLLYEQIILVGITKLDEIIGLMKLVFEKAVTQHHFVQMYVQLCKKLNVHFHNMKLEDDTTVQFKKILINQCQDSFENNLKPIEFPSHLNEEEKFEFEQMHKNKVRGNMLFVGELVKSGIISIPIVFVCIKQLLEKRESYISLKNDTKEGNLHLEALCMFLNTVGEILDTHEKANQEKVKELYNTLNELVNNESITFRVRCLIKDVIDNRNEKWNKKFAHKLEGPTTLSVLHDKILKETIDQNNRTYNNSNNMNYHENKMNNNLSNMRNNLLRNVSFNMNNNNNNNNNNNNNNNNINFVNMMNNNNMNLRNMGNMKNMDQNKNMKKLSLNLMKNKNNLQQSKMMNDDMKGSNMENNYFDIPKRETLFNKNASFANEEANNNNNNNNNNNNNNNNNNNNNNNNNNNNNNTSTSSGNSFFSNLSSRLLNKDKKEGGNIFTRSFNLKKNNNNNNMSNFSNNELDKKDKSNMNSTKNEERENTFSNKDNVLNTKSDNTNEEPKDYTFVEEYIPKVNEILELSTTIENWEELTEKIVQLNIPSKFNEKLHAHILKHTLKKYACNKNVERSLPYFNWLVSIVLDNKIDMQSFKHCWKSFFLENDENSYEYTKEDYPLLPRLVTNFITAVEVYDKNHMLYDLSTLEQMKSVI; from the coding sequence aTGCAAAGTGATATAATAGTTAATCAagatttaaaagaatatagtAATGTGATGAAAGGAATACACCATGTCACGTCCTGTGTTTCCTCCATAGGAGTTGAGACcaataagaaaaatgaatACAATGAAAATAGTGTAGAAAggaatgattataataatgacattgatgatgaaaattataataatgataataaggatgaatttttaaattcttctaatgatataataaacgaggaaacaaataaaaaaaatagttatgatgataatatattatgtaataaggttttattaaatgatgaaaatttaGATATCTCCAACAATGGTGTTACAACAACTACAACTACTATAACTACTACcattagtaataataataataatgatagtaGTAGTAGCCATAGTGATAATAACCTTTTTGAAGAAAGTAATAATAGTCATAGTCAGGATGTacgtagtagtagtagtatattaaaaaattctgAGGATAtgattttaaataaatcatcTAATAAGACAAATAATCAGAATGTATATTCTAATGAAgaattttattcatataaagaaaatctTAGTGAAGAACCATGTAATGAAGAAGGGAATAATACATTTCATTCTAAAATTGATATGGATaattgtaatataaataacaacTACAGTAATAATAACAGTAGTAGTAACAGTAGCAGAAGTTATAGTGAGAATAAAAGATCATCTAACGCTGatagtagtagtaataataataataatgacaataatgataataatggtaataataatagagataacaatgataataaatataacaacaaCAAGGAACACAATAATagagataataataataataataataataataacaataataataatggaaataatggtaacaataataataatggtgatgataataatgatgataataataatgatgataataaaaaaaatgatgaaaataaaaataataataaggaagTAACTGATGATAAGGACAAAGAAGAACACGATGAAAAAGGTTCCAACgagaatatgaatatatcccatgaaaataataataataataatagtaataatagtaataataataatagtagtagtagtaataaccttaatggtgataataaaaaaaatgaatccTCTTCAATTAAATCAGTACATAAAAGTTCTGTTTTAAGTTCTCTTAATGCAGATGCTCCTGAATTTGTACCTTCAACAAAAAGCCTACAAAGCAATATgtcatttaataatttaatgtggaataattattatcaagaTATTAATGCGGGTACTACTTTTAATAGTAATcatttacataataataatttaatgaataatataaatacatcaGGAagcaacaacaacaataataataacaataataataataataataatactaatattatgataaataatacCAATTCTTTGttacataatattaatggtataaataatagttcatctaataatataatgaatatagcTGGTTCAAATAACATGGCAagttcaaataataatggaAATGCTGGTGTAGTTTTATTAGGTGTATCACCAggaaatatgaataatatggaaaataatgACCAAGACAAAATGAATTCTagcaacaacaataataataataataataatagcaacaataataataataataataatattaacaataataataataattcattacATGCTAGCAAATCTAATAGTAATCACAACAATGttcatgataataataataataataataataataatatgcttGCAggtaatatgaataatatatcacaAAATATTGGTGGTATATCATCAAATGATGGACCATTTATAAATCAAGGTATGATACCTGGTATAGCTAATTTAAGATCTAGCCACTTTATGAGTAATTCTAGTGCAAATTTTATGAACAGTTCAGAAAATTCGAATGGACCATTTCATCCAATGGATGGTACACATGCACATCAAAATTTTCAGCCTAATGGTTCATTAATTGctcatcataatttttatgtaaatCATCATCCATATTTATTGAATAATCATCCAAATGCATTACCAGGACCACAACCAATATTTGCACCCCCTTTATCATATGCAAATACATTAGCATCAACAGCTAATACCACAGGAGCAGGAGGTGTTCATCATGATATGTCTTTTGGTCAACATACATCTGTATATggttcatttaataataatccaGCTAATATTATTGCAGGTGGTGCTGGGATTTCATCACAAAAAAGTCCTAGCTTAAGCATAAATCCTTATAACTTTTTGTCATGTTCATTACCAACACCCCCACCACAAATAGCTCACACAGGTCCATTAAGTATGACATCTTTAGATCCTCATTTTATGCCTACTGCAAATAATGCTCATATGAAATTATCTTATGCAAATAATATGTGTCCTCATCCAGGAAGGAGGAgcatatataatcattttaatCATGCACATTTATCAAATTCTAATAgtatgaatgataataattttgatcacacaaataataataatgccAACAATACTGTTAATactaacaataataataataatagtaatagtaatagtatgAGTgcaaatttaaattataattttaatacctttaatcatcataataataatgctTGTGGTTTAGTTcctaataatgataataataataataataatacaaataatatgcaTTTAAATCAAGGATTGAATGCAAATactttaaatttaaataatgcaGGTAATGTTATATGTGTGAATAACCCCATGCATTTGAATTCTTCTGGTAATATGACTCCTCACCATTTGAATAATATGCATATGAATCATgggatgataataaataataacctTGGCAAGCAGAAGAAAAGTATATCATTAAATCATAACAATCATAACAAtacagataataataataataataataataataatagtggcaataataacaataataatagtaatagccataataatagtaataataattcaaatacaAAACaacaatttaataattttagaGAGGGAAAGAATTCTATAAAAGGAAATCTTATGAATACAAATGtatgtttaaataataattacaatcattataattctcctaataataataacaataataagaAACATAGTAGATATAGTTCTGTGTCAAATGTTAGTAATGCTTATAATGCagcatataatattaatacaacaggtaataacataaataatatatcatcaagtaattcaaaaaatgtatataatacaaaGGCAGCAAAGCGTGAAGGTTAtaatagtgatgataatgataatgcaGGTGGAAATTATTATCTCAAAAATGGTAACCcaatatcaaataataataataataataataatattaatgtctCTGATAATGTTAATGCTGATggaagtaataataaatcgAAAGATACTAATAATCAAGAATTAAAAGATTCTAATgaaaataacaacaataataataataataataatgatgatgttgaaaatgataatatgaatgatacttcttattcttttaaaggacaaaagaattataattctaaaaataaaagtaatacatctagtaataataattataatctgAATAATGTTCAAAATGATAAGACATCCAGTACTCATAAAGAAGATTATAAAAACAACcgatatgtaaataataataaaataattgaaGATAAAAGTTCTTCAAATGGAAATAGAAATATGACAAATGAGAAGAATTTAAAAGGAACAGACAATAATACATAtcacaataataaaaaaggatataatgatgtatcaaataataataataataataacaataataataataaacaaaatagtagttacataaataataataaatatcatcAAAATAATTCAGATAGAAGGGGAAGCAACTTGAAAAACGCAGAAAATAATACGAACAAAATGAATgagaaaaaaagtaaaaatgatgatgaaaagaaaggaaaagaaaaggaaaaagaaaacattAATAATAACACAAGTAgtgttataaataataataaaaagatgaGTGAGagtaatacaaataatgaaaataattatgttgGTAATAAAAACATGAATTATAATACTTTgaagaattataaaaattatgataagaAAACTATGGAATTCTCTTCATGGGTTAAAATAGCAAAGATGAATccaaacaataataataataataacaataataataataataatatgaaaaagaaagagaAATTATCCGTGTCTTCCATTTATGAAGTTTCAAACAATGAGAAAAACAATAATGTAGAAGATAGAAGAAActcaaattttataaatgaaaaattaaatgcaCACGATAATAAGACAACCAACACTTATAGTAGTAAGAaccaaaataaagaaaatgatgatacTGTATCAATAGAacataaagaaaatgaaaataataatcaacATTATGACGATAACGaagatcataataataatcgtCGTTTGTCAGgaaatgtaaataatgaaaatatgaaaaaaagaaatgaagaTGAGGATAAGAAAAGAAGTAGCAAAgcaaatattaaagaaaaagaaaataatactCACTATTATAaagatagtaataataataaaaagtcaaacgatgaaaataaaaaaatgagctataataatattgttacCAATAATAGAAATTATAACAGTACtaaggataataataaagagaaaaataaacaaaaatatgaaaataataagaaaatagaTATGGATGATAAAAGAAGTTCTGTAGCTGTAACAGCAAATACAAATTCAGGTACAAATACTGTTGTTACAACATCAGGTAGTAGTAATACATATTCTCATAGACAAAGAGAGAAATTGAAAATTCAAAATGTAGAAATTAAACagataaatgaaaaaataataaacattaaAAACTATGACAAGAAAAAAGCATCTGCAATAAATGTGCATACTAGTAATgatgaagaattaaaagGAAAAGATGGATACACAATTAATAGgaaagatgaaaataaagatgagAGTACTAACAATGAGGATATTAAGAAAAATGATTTGAATGATGATAAATCAGTAGATTTATTAAtcgaaaatgataataataataataataataatattaagaatGATGCTGACGGTAGTGATAGTACTACtactttaaataataaaaaaggtaAACGTAGTAGTACTAATAATGTATCATCTAATAGTTTAAAAACTGAATCAACGAAAAACAcaactaataataataaggaacAGGTATCTAAAGATAATGTAggtagtaataatatgaataatacatCTAAAAGTAGTAATAATGGAGATGTAAAcgtaataaaaagaaataataacaacaatagtaataataataataataataataataataataataataatacaggGTTGAATAAGGAAGGACATAATAAGAATGCAAGCACAGTCGAAAATAaccttaataataataataatagtagtagtgTTAGTAGTAGTAGTGCTGTTGTCAATAGTAATGAGAATTCTAAAACATCTGTTTATGGAAGTATTAAAAATTCCATGTGGCAAGGAAGAATATCATTTGCTGAAATGGCAAAAAGAAAACCTAAAGTAGAGACtaataaagaaattaaagaaaCAAATGCGGATTCTGTAACTAgtgagaaaaaaaacaaccacaaaaataataataataataataataataatagtaataatcaTCATCGTAATAGTATTAATAATCATCATTCTAGTAAGAGTGATAAGTCTTCAAGAAAAGAACATCATAGTAGATATGGATCAAGTAGTACTACTCGTGAAAAAACTtctagtagtaataataatgttatgAAAGAATATAGTAAAGAtagtaaaaagaaaaatgataataaagatgaaAGTAGTGTTCACTCTTTTAATAGCAGTCGATTAAATagaaaagataataaaaatgattcacgtcataaaaatgataataaaaataaattatataatgaacatGTCGATTCTTATGATTCAGGTGTTGATTATGTATCTGTTCAAAACAGAAAGAAAGGAACTGATAAAGGAGATGACACTAGTGTATGTGATAGTAGTAGTGTTATAGAAAAGAAAGAACATATGGAAGAATTAAAAGATGAAAAGAATTTAGATAATGACACATATACAGAAAAAGTTAGTGATTattcaaatgaaaaaaataacgTATGTGAagattatatagaaaataaagatgacCATTTTGAAAGTACATCACAGAAGGGTAGAtgtttaaatgaaaatataaacgaTAATAATGACACAAATAAGGATGATACTAACAATAAGGATGATAACAACAATAAGGATGATAACAACAATGATGATGATaccaacaataataataaaaccaTTGTCAGTAATGATGAtgagaaaataaaagaagaacaaACAGTAGCAGCCAATATTGATGAAGTATTatttgaagaaaaagaaaataaaaaagatgaaaatgaaGTTTGTAAAGCTGATAAGGacattattaataatgaattaAGAAGTgtagatgaagaaaaaaaaatggatgaAGTAACATGTGAAGGAAAggtaaataatgataatgatcaAGTGGAAGATCATAAGAAAGAttataatgaagaagaatgtaatgaaaataaaaatgatgaagtTAAGATTtctgaagaaataaaagagaGTGAAGAAATTAATGATAACAAATTAGATAAATTATCAGatgaaaatatgaatgaaaaaaaaaatgagaatatTTCTGATAATGTAAGAGAAAAGGATGAGAGTACATTATTAATAGAGAATTTAGAAGAGAAAGTTGAAAATGTTGATAAgattgaagaaaataaagagaaGAAGAATTTAGAACttgatgaaaaagaaaaagcgaaacaaaaaaaattagaaagattatatagagaaaaaatatatacaaaaattgaTTTATTGGAAATATATTTAGGTCATAATTGGGGTGAGGATGGTGATAGATTTAATTTTGTATTATCacaagaaaatgataataccTTAGATGtagattataaaaatagtattattagcaacaacaataataataataataataataataataacaataatttgatgaataataatatgatgaatAATAATCGTCATAGTGTTATGATGGATGatcatcataatattatgaaaaataataataataatatgggaaataataataataatcatcatcatcatcatatgaATGAACAAAAGAATATGAATGCACATAATAAAAGatttagtaataataatatgaataatatgaataatatgaataatttaaataatataaataatgtaaataatgtaaataatttaaatagtggttataataacaatatgaataatcatcataataataaaaacaataataatatgaatcaaCATATTCATCATGGTGGACATCATCATATGGTAAATAATAAGCAAAGCCAATctaatcaaaatataaataataaaaataatgatgatggaTGGAGAAATTCATTAgcacaaaaaaatatgatgaataataataatatgtatataaataataatatgaatgatatgaatcatatgaataatatgaatcatatgaataatatgaatcatatgaataatataaatcatatgaacaacaacaacaataataataataataataacaataataataataacaataataataatattaataataataatgtgtcATCTAATTTGGAGTGGAGAAAAAGTGATGCAGATAAATTGAAAGGATTTTTTGATTCAACTAGAGTTGTTGAATCTGCAGATGCATggagaaataataatacagcTCAAGTAAAAACAGTTGCTGAGAATAGTTGGATTTTAAAACAGAATCAATTAAAAGCAGATAAGTATACATGTATGATGCGTAAATTAAGAGGTATATTAAATAAGTTAACTTTTGAAAAatttgatttattatatgaacaaataatattagtaGGTATAACTAAATTAGATGAAATTATAGGATTAATGAAATTAGTATTTGAAAAAGCAGTGACACAACATCATTTTGTTCAGATGTATGTACAACTATGTAAAAAATTGAATGtacattttcataatatgaAATTAGAAGATGATACAACAGTTCAGTTTaaaaagatattaataaatcaaTGTCAAGATTcttttgaaaataatttaaaaccTATTGAATTTCCAAGTCatttaaatgaagaagagAAATTTGAATTTGAACAAatgcataaaaataaagttaGAGGAAATATGTTATTTGTTGGTGAATTAGTAAAATCAGGAATAATATCTATACCTATTGTATTTGTATGTATTAAACAATTATTAGAAAAACGAGAAAGTTATATATCTCTTAAAAATGATACTAAAGAAGGTAATTTACATTTAGAAGCCTTATGTATGTTTTTAAATACTGTTGGAGAAATATTAGATACTCACGAAAAAGCTAATCAAGAAAAagtaaaagaattatataacacATTAAACGAATTAGTAAATAATGAAAGTATAACCTTTCGTGTTCGTTGTTTAATAAAAGATGTTATTGATAatagaaatgaaaaatgGAATAAAAAATTTGCACATAAATTAGAAGGTCCAACAACATTAAGTGTATTacatgataaaatattaaaagaaactATTGATCAAAACAAtagaacatataataatagtaataatatgaattatcatgaaaataaaatgaataataatttgagTAATATGAGAAATAATCTTTTAAGAAATGTTAGTTTTAACatgaacaataataataacaacaataataataacaataataataataataatataaattttgttaatatgatgaataataataatatgaatttaagaaatatgggaaatatgaaaaatatggatcaaaataaaaatatgaaaaaattatctttaaatttaatgaagaataaaaataatttacaaCAATCCAAAATGATGAATGATGATATGAAAGGATctaatatggaaaataattattttgacATTCCTAAAAGAGAAActctttttaataaaaatgcatCATTTGCCAACGAAGaagcaaataataataataataataataataataataataacaataataacaacaataataacaacaacaataataataataacaataataataatacctCTACCAGTAGTGGTAATAGTTTTTTCAGTAACCTTAGCTCaagattattaaataaagacAAAAAAGAAGGAGGAAATATCTTCACAAGAAGCtttaatttgaaaaaaaataataataataataatatgtctaatttttcaaataatgagttagataaaaaagataaaagtaATATGAATAGTACTAAGAATGAAGAAAGAGAAAATACATTttcaaataaagataatgtCTTAAATACAAAATctgataatacaaatgaagaACCAAAAGATTATACTTTTGTTGAAGAATATATTCCTAAAGTTAATGAGATTCTTGAATTATCAACTACTATAGAAAATTGGGAAGAACTAACTGAAAAAATTGTTCAATTAAATATACCCTCTAAatttaatgaaaaattacATGCACATATCTTAAAacatacattaaaaaaatatgcatgcaataaaaatgtagaaaGAAGTCTACCTTATTTTAATTGGCTTGTATCAATTGTattagataataaaatagataTGCAATCTTTTAAACACTGCTGGAAATCTTTCTTTTtagaaaatgatgaaaacaGTTATGAGTATACTAAAGAAGACTATCCTTTATTACCAAGATTGGTAACAAATTTTATTACTGCAGTTGAggtatatgataaaaatcaTATGTTATATGACTTATCAACATTAGAGCAAATGAAAAGTGTAATATAA
- a CDS encoding DNA repair protein RAD51: MKQANTKEDKSQKISNSSTIDEIEEEQLYTGPLKIEQLLAKGFVKRDLELLKEGGLQTVECVAYAPMRTLCAIKGISEQKAEKLKKACKELCNSGFCNAIDYHDARQNLIKFTTGSKQLDALLKGGIETGGITELFGEFRTGKSQLCHTLAITCQLPIEQSGGEGKCLWIDTEGTFRPERIVAIAKRYGLHPTDCLNNIAYAKAYNCDHQTELLIDASAMMADARFALLIVDSATALYRSEYIGRGELANRQSHLCRFLRGLQRIADIYGVAVIITNQVVAKVDAMSMFGGHEKIPIGGNIIAHASQTRLYLRKGRGESRICKIYDSPVLPEGEAVFAITEGGIADYEEK, from the coding sequence ATGAAACAAGCAAACACGAAAGAAGATAAGTCCCAGAAAATTTCCAATAGTAGTACTATTGATGAAATTGAAGAAGAACAGTTATATACTGGACCTTTAAAAATCGAACAATTATTAGCAAAAGGCTTTGTAAAAAGAGATTTAGAATTACTTAAGGAGGGTGGATTACAAACTGTCGAATGTGTAGCATATGCTCCTATGCGTACGTTATGTGCTATTAAAGGTATAAGTGAACAGAAAGCagagaaattaaaaaaggcATGTAAAGAATTATGTAATTCAGGTTTTTGTAATGCTATAGATTATCATGACGCAAgacaaaatttaataaaatttaccACCGGATCAAAACAATTAGATGCTTTATTAAAAGGTGGAATAGAAACAGGTGGAATTACAGAATTATTTGGAGAATTTCGTACAGGAAAAAGTCAACTATGTCATACATTAGCTATTACATGTCAGTTACCTATTGAACAATCAGGAGGAGAAGGTAAATGTTTATGGATAGATACAGAAGGTACTTTTAGACCTGAACGTATTGTAGCTATTGCTAAAAGATATGGTTTACATCCAACGGAttgtttaaataatatagcaTATGCTAAAGCCTACAATTGTGATCATCAAACTGAATTATTAATAGATGCTAGTGCTATGATGGCAGATGCAAGATTTGCTTTATTAATTGTAGATTCAGCAACGGCTCTATATCGATCTGAATATATAGGTCGAGGTGAGCTAGCCAATAGGCAATCACATTTATGTCGATTTTTAAGAGGGTTACAAAGAATAGCAGATATTTATGGAGTAGCTGTTATTATTACTAATCAAGTTGTTGCCAAGGTTGATGCCATGAGTATGTTTGGAGGTCATGAGAAAATACCTATAGGTGGAAATATAATAGCTCATGCTAGCCAAACAAGATTATACTTAAGAAAGGGAAGGGGAGAAAGCAGAATTTGTAAAATTTATGATTCCCCTGTCTTACCAGAAGGCGAAGCTGTATTTGCTATAACAGAAGGAGGAATAGCAGATTACGAGGAAAAATAA